GTTGACTTAGCATTTTCCACCTTTTATATTGTCGATTGTTCCGAAATAAAGAATCGTGAACAACGACTGTCCTAGGGCGGTCGTAAAATAACAAAACAATCTTTGAAGAAGACAGGAGAATTTACAAATGAAAAAAGTTATTGCTCTTTCAGCAATCATGACGCTTGGCTTGTTGGGCGCCGCTTGCGGTGAAACCGCTCCGGCGAACAATGTGAACATGAAGCCGGCGAACACCACGTCGAACACCGCTTCGACGACCACGACGACGACGACGAACTCGTCCGGCACGACGAACTCGACGAACACGACTGCTTCGAACACGTCGAACACCGCGAAGCCGGCAACCAACGCCGCTGGCAACACGGATAAGAAAGAAGACAAGCCGGCAACCAACGCCGCTTCCAACACGACCAAGAAGCCGTAGTTTTTCTTGAACGTTGAAGAACGTGAACACGCTGCCTTCGGGCAGCGTGTTTTTCTTTTGTTTCGCTGTTTGAACAACTCGGGCTATTGACTAACGGCTGCCAAACAACTATATTGCTTTTATTCCGATCAATAGGGATTTGCGGTCTTTAACTTTAGGTTTTATTACTTTTCAGAACAGGAGAACAGGAAATTTATGAAGAAGATTTTAGGTCTTTCGGCAGTTTTGACTCTCGGTATGATGTCGTTCGCGTGCGGCGATTCGGCTGGCAATATGGCCAACAAAGCGGCTAACAGCGCCGGCAATATGACGAACTCGGCAACCAATATGGCCAAGGAAGCGACAAACAGCGCGACCAATATGGCGAAGGAAGCCACGAACTCCGCCGGCAATATGACCAATTCGGCCTCCAATGCCGCGAAGCAAGCGACCAACACCGTGACCAACGCGGCGAAAGACGCGGTTAACAAAGCTGCAAACGCGGCGAAACAGTAGTTTGTGACAATCGAACAAACCAAGAGGCGGCCGGAAACGGCCGCCTCTTTGCTTTGTCAGAGTGCACAGTGCAAAGTGCATAGTGCGGAGTGCATAGTGCGGAGTGCATAGTGCGGAGTGCATAGTGCGGAGTGCGGAGTGCATAGTGCGGAGCGGAGATATGCACAGTAGGCTTGAACTTTCTCTCTGCACTATGCAATATGCACTATGCACTATCCACTATGCACTATCCACTATGCACTATGCAGTCAGTTCGCCGGCAAGATCCGCCGCATTCGTCACCGGACGCCGGCAGGCAAAATTGACGCAGACATACGCGGCCGGCTTCCCGTCGATCATCGATTTCCCATCGAGCAAGGGAATCGTCTCCGAACTCGCATCGCCGCCAACTGGTATGACGACCTTCGTCGGCAGAAATTCGTTCCAAACAACCGAACGCAATTCCTCCGATTCTCCAACGAGCACGATCTCTTTCCTCTGCCCCAGGTGAAATTCGAGTGCCGACCACGCGCGGCCGAAACCGGAGGGATATCGCTTGATCTGCGACGAAACCAATCGAAGCACGGTGACGGCGAAGCGCTCGTAGCGTTCGTCGCCGCTGATCGCCGCGATTTTGAGTAGCAGATCCGCCGCCGCCGAGTTTCCTGCCGGAGTCGCGTTATCGAAATAGTCCTTTGTCCGCACGATCAGTTCCTCGTGATCATTGGCAGTGAAAAAGAACCCGCCATCTGCTTCGTCCCAGAACGAAGTTATCAAAACATCCGCCAGACGCCTCGCCTCAACGAAGTATTTCATATCGCCGCAAACCTGAAACAGGTCGAGCAAGCCGCACCCGAGATTCGCATAGTCTTCAAGATAGGCGCCAAGTTTCGCACGCGAGTCTTTCCAGGTCCGCAAAACCCGTCCATCCAAAACCAATTCGCGCATCAGGAAATCCGCGTTGCGGCGCGCCGTCTCCAGATAATCGGCACGTCCCAGAATCGCCGCCGCCTCGGCGAATGCCGACAGCATCAGACCGTTCCAGGCGGTTATGATCTTCTCGTCGCGAAACGGTTTGATGCGCTTCTCACGCTCACGGAACAACGCCTCCCGGCCCGTTTCGAGCGCTTCGGTCAGGCGGTCGGCTGAAACATCGAGCGCTTCCGCGGTTTCCGCGAGCGTGTGTCGGACGTTGAGGATGTTCTTCTCTTCAAAGTTCCCTTCCTCTGAGACATCGTAATAGAAACAGAAAAGGCGGGCGTCGTCCTTGCCGAGAATCGCTTCGATCTCGCTCGGCGTCCAGACAAAGAACTTCCCTTCGACGCCTTCGCTGTCGGCGTCCTGCGTCGAATAGAACCCGCCGCCGCCGCCGTTCATCTCGCGCGTTACGTAATCGAGCGTTTCGACCGCGATTCGCTTGTAGAATTCATCCTTCGTCGCCTGAAAAAGATGAAGGTAAACAAGCGCGAGCTGCGCGTTGTCGTAAAGCATTTTCTCAAAATGCGGAACGAGCCAGATCGAATCGACCGCGTAGCGATGAAAGCCGCCGCCAAGCTGGTCGTAAATCCCGCCGTGAGCCATTTTCAGACAAGTATGTCGAACGATCTCGAGCGCGTTCTCATTTCCGGTGCGTTTGTAAAAACGAAGCAGAAACTCCAGGCTCATCGCCGGCGGGAACTTCGGAGCCCCGCCGAATCCGCCGTTCTTGGCATCGAAATACCGCACAAAATGCTGAAACGCATTTTCGAGCTGTGCCGTCGAGAGCCCCTCACCGGGCATTTCGGCGATCGACATCCGGCGCATCTCGCCGATCACTTCGTTCGCAGAGAAAAGGAGTTCGTCGCGTTTCGTCACCCAGACATCCGCGATGCTCGCGAGCACACGCTTGAAACTCGGCATATTGTACCGATTTTCGGGCGGGAAATACGTTCCTCCGAAAAAAGGACGCTTGTCGGGTGACAGAAAAACGTTCATCGGCCAACCGCCGGAACCGGTCGTCATCTGAACGTAACTCATATAGATCTTGTCGACGTCCGGACGCTCCTCCATATCGACCTTGATGTTCACGAAATGTTCGTTCATCAACGCCGCCGTCTCTTCGTCCTCGAACGACTCGCGTTCCATCACGTGGCACCAATGGCACGCCGAATACCCGATGCTCACGAGCACCGGCTTGTCTTCATTGCGCGCCCTCTCAAACGCCTCTTCGCCCCACGGATACCAATCGACCGGATTATGCGCATGCTGCAGCAAATACGGCGATGTTTCGTTGATCAGCTTGTTCGTATGTTTTTTCCTTCCCTGCATATCGGCTATTGTTTCACGCGTGGCCCGACAAGCGCAAAGGGGACCTGACTCGACCGTTCCGCGCCCGGCGAGGCGTCAATTTGGGTCTCTCGTGTTTTTTTGATATATTACCGACGAATGACGCAACGCTCCATTGCAAAACTTCGACCGACCATCAAACGCCCGAGCCTTTTCGCGGGCGACTAATTCTCTGTCTCAGAAGCGCAATTCCCACGCTGAAACTCATCAGCCTCTTTTTAGTAATTCAGAGAATTTTTAGGAGAAATTTAATGACACCGACAACAGAACTGCAGAGACCGATCATCAAGACCGAACTTCCCGGACCGAAATCACGCGAGATCATCGAGGCGGACGCCAAATACGTTACGCCGAGCTATCCGCGCCCCGACTACAAACTCGTCGCCGAAAGGGCTTACGGCGTTTGGATCGAAGATCCGGACGGAAACGTATTCCTTGACGGCAACGCCGGCGTGGCCGTCTGTTCGACGGGCCACTGCCATCCGGAGATCGTCGAGGCGATCACCGAACAGACCAAGCGTCTGATCCATCTTTGCGGAACCGATTATTTTTATCGCCATATGCCGGAACTCGGCAAGAAACTCGACGAGATCTGCCCGATCGACGGGCCGACGAAGACGCACTTCGCGAATTCGGGAGCGGAGGCGATCGAAACCGCGCTCAAGCTCGCGATGTATCACACGCGCCGTCAGAAGTTCATATCGTTCTTCGGGTCGTTCCACGGACGAACGCTCGGTGCGCTCTCGCTGACATCTTCAAAGAAAGCGCAACGGCTCGGATTTATGCGCCAGGCGCTTGACGTCGTCCACGTGCCCTATCCGAACAAATTCAGGCATTTTGCCGACGATATGCCGTGCGAAGAGGAAAAGATCACGCGCGACGTCATCAACTGGATCGAAAACCGTCTGTTCAAGACGACGACGCCTCCGGAAGAAGTCGCCGGGATAATTCTCGAGGTCGTGCAGGGCGAAGGCGGCTACGTTCCGGCGCCGACATCGTTCGTCAAAGAGATCCGCAGGATCTGCGACGAGAACGGGATAATGCTGATCGTGGACGAGGTCCAGTCCGGAATGGGACGGACCGGCAAGATGTTCGCGCTCGATCATCACGGCGTCAAGGCCGATATCCTGTGCCTCGCGAAGGGGATCGCTTCCGGACTCCCGATCGGCGCGTGCGTCGCGCGCGCGGATGTGATGGACTGGCACAAGGGGGCGCACGCCTCGACGTTCGGCGGAAATCCGGTGTGCATCGCCTCGGCGCTCAAAACGATTGAGCTGCTCGAAGGCGGACTGGTTGAGAACACGGCGGTCGTCGGCGATCATCTGAAAGCGGGCCTGAACCGTTTGAAGGACAAGTTCGATTGCATCGGCGACGTCCGCGGTATGGGACTGATGCTCGGTGTCGAGTTCGTCACCGATCGAACGAGTCTCAAACCGGACGCAGAGCTTCGCGACCGAATAGAAGTCGCCTGTTTCGAACGCGGTCTGATCATCCTCGGCTGCGGCGCGAGCACCATCCGCTGGTCGCCGCCGCTGATCCTGACGAAGGAAAACGCGGACGTCGCGCTCGAGATCTTCGAAGCCGCGATCGTCGCTTCGATCTGAGGATCCCGAACCCGATCCGAATACCCGCGGCGAATCGCATTCCCGCGGGTATTTGTTTGTCTGATGACCGGTTTTCTGATATTAATCACACGGAGAAACCGTATGAATACGAGAACCGGAATACTGGCTGTGATCGCATTGTCGTTGTGCGTCATAGCCTGCAGCACGGTCGTCGACCGCATCGCAGGCACCCAGGATATGAAGCGTGTTAACGAGCTATGGAGCGACGTTCCGAAGATGGAGGGAATGAACGCGTCGGAACTTGAGATGCCCGTCGCGACCAAACTGATCCTTCGGACGATCCTCGGTAATCTCGGACGGCTCAACAAGGAAGGTGAGCCGCAGCAGACGGGCGACATCGACTGGATGGCGTTCACGACCGGCAAAACGCCGGACGATGTGCAAGCCTTCTACACGAACGAAAAGATGTCCGGATTCGGAAACTGGGAAACGGGCAAGGAATCGACGTGCATCAGCGGGAAGGACAAAGGGGTTCCTGGGGTTTTCTGCGTCTTTCAGAAAAAGATGAACGGCCGCCAGGCGGGCCTTGTGATCGTCGCCTCCGAGGACGAGAAAACAAAGCAGACCGATCTCTATTTCGTCCGGATCGAGAGCGACGAGCCGCCGGCCAACAAAAAGTGACCTGATTTGAGAGCTTCGTCCCCGAATGCTAAATTAATGTTATGAACAGAAGGGATTTTCTAGCAATCGGGATCGGGACGACGATCGTAGCGGGTTTTCCGTCGATCATCGGCAAGGCCGCGGGTTTTGAACTGGCATCGCTTCCGTACAAGGACGATGCGCTGGCGCCGGTCATTTCGGCGAACACGATCGGGTTTCATTTCGGGAAGCATCACAAGGGTTACGTCGATAACCTGAACCGGCTGGCGAAGGGCACCGAGTTCGAATCGCTGACCCTCGAACAGGTCGTGATGCAGTCGGCGAAGAAGAAGAATGCCGCGATATTCAACAACGCGGCGCAGATCTGGAACCACGATTTTTATTGGCGATCGATGCGTCCGAACGGCGGCGGCAAGCCGTCCGGGAAGATGCTCGACAAGATCAACGAATCGTTCGGCGACTGGGACAAGTTTCGCAAGGCATTCGCCGACACGACCGTTTCGCAATTCGGAACCGGCTGGGGATGGCTCGTCGCCGACAAAAAAGGAAAACTGTCGGTGATCAAGACCGGCGACGCCGACGTGCCGATGACGCAGGGACTCAAACCGCTCCTGACGATCGACGTCTGGGAGCACGCCTATTATCTCGACTATCAAAACCGCCGGGCCGCATACGTCGACGCGGTCATCGACAAACTCCTCAACTGGGAATTCGCCGCAGCGAATGCAGAAACGCGCACGAAGTAAGCGTGCCAATGCAGAAACGCGCACGAAGTAGGCGTGCCAATGC
The DNA window shown above is from Acidobacteriota bacterium and carries:
- a CDS encoding acetyl ornithine aminotransferase family protein, with the translated sequence MTPTTELQRPIIKTELPGPKSREIIEADAKYVTPSYPRPDYKLVAERAYGVWIEDPDGNVFLDGNAGVAVCSTGHCHPEIVEAITEQTKRLIHLCGTDYFYRHMPELGKKLDEICPIDGPTKTHFANSGAEAIETALKLAMYHTRRQKFISFFGSFHGRTLGALSLTSSKKAQRLGFMRQALDVVHVPYPNKFRHFADDMPCEEEKITRDVINWIENRLFKTTTPPEEVAGIILEVVQGEGGYVPAPTSFVKEIRRICDENGIMLIVDEVQSGMGRTGKMFALDHHGVKADILCLAKGIASGLPIGACVARADVMDWHKGAHASTFGGNPVCIASALKTIELLEGGLVENTAVVGDHLKAGLNRLKDKFDCIGDVRGMGLMLGVEFVTDRTSLKPDAELRDRIEVACFERGLIILGCGASTIRWSPPLILTKENADVALEIFEAAIVASI
- a CDS encoding superoxide dismutase, which translates into the protein MNRRDFLAIGIGTTIVAGFPSIIGKAAGFELASLPYKDDALAPVISANTIGFHFGKHHKGYVDNLNRLAKGTEFESLTLEQVVMQSAKKKNAAIFNNAAQIWNHDFYWRSMRPNGGGKPSGKMLDKINESFGDWDKFRKAFADTTVSQFGTGWGWLVADKKGKLSVIKTGDADVPMTQGLKPLLTIDVWEHAYYLDYQNRRAAYVDAVIDKLLNWEFAAANAETRTK
- a CDS encoding thioredoxin domain-containing protein → MQGRKKHTNKLINETSPYLLQHAHNPVDWYPWGEEAFERARNEDKPVLVSIGYSACHWCHVMERESFEDEETAALMNEHFVNIKVDMEERPDVDKIYMSYVQMTTGSGGWPMNVFLSPDKRPFFGGTYFPPENRYNMPSFKRVLASIADVWVTKRDELLFSANEVIGEMRRMSIAEMPGEGLSTAQLENAFQHFVRYFDAKNGGFGGAPKFPPAMSLEFLLRFYKRTGNENALEIVRHTCLKMAHGGIYDQLGGGFHRYAVDSIWLVPHFEKMLYDNAQLALVYLHLFQATKDEFYKRIAVETLDYVTREMNGGGGGFYSTQDADSEGVEGKFFVWTPSEIEAILGKDDARLFCFYYDVSEEGNFEEKNILNVRHTLAETAEALDVSADRLTEALETGREALFREREKRIKPFRDEKIITAWNGLMLSAFAEAAAILGRADYLETARRNADFLMRELVLDGRVLRTWKDSRAKLGAYLEDYANLGCGLLDLFQVCGDMKYFVEARRLADVLITSFWDEADGGFFFTANDHEELIVRTKDYFDNATPAGNSAAADLLLKIAAISGDERYERFAVTVLRLVSSQIKRYPSGFGRAWSALEFHLGQRKEIVLVGESEELRSVVWNEFLPTKVVIPVGGDASSETIPLLDGKSMIDGKPAAYVCVNFACRRPVTNAADLAGELTA